The following coding sequences are from one Microbacterium sp. SORGH_AS_0969 window:
- a CDS encoding LacI family DNA-binding transcriptional regulator yields MAVKIKDVAAHAGVSVGTVSNVLNARDTVSPGVVERVRASIDALGYVRNDAARQLRAGRSRAIALIVLDVGNPFFAAVARGAEARAAADGYVVLLGSSGADTDQERLYLDQFREQRVAGVLLTPADAPGDAVEHLAAAGIPVVLVDEQTTRDDVCTVSVDDVEGGHLAVAHLLAQGRRRIAFVAGPLSTRQVADRLAGARRAVVEVDGASLEVIETDAMTVLAGRAAGERLRERDDRPDAVFAANDLLAVGVLQALTMLGDIRVPDDIALVGYDDIDFAAATVVPLTSVRQPAETLGSTAVDLLLRQLDGGVDPEGQQVRFQPELVVRASSG; encoded by the coding sequence ACGCCCGCGACACGGTGTCCCCTGGAGTCGTCGAGCGTGTCCGCGCCTCGATCGACGCCCTCGGCTACGTGCGCAACGACGCCGCGCGCCAGCTGCGCGCCGGCCGGAGCCGCGCGATCGCGCTGATCGTGCTCGATGTCGGCAACCCGTTCTTCGCCGCCGTCGCCCGCGGTGCCGAAGCTCGCGCCGCCGCCGACGGGTACGTCGTCCTCCTCGGATCCAGCGGGGCCGACACCGACCAGGAACGCCTCTACCTCGACCAGTTCCGCGAGCAGCGGGTCGCGGGGGTTCTCCTCACCCCGGCCGACGCCCCCGGAGACGCGGTGGAGCACCTCGCAGCTGCCGGCATCCCGGTCGTCCTCGTCGACGAGCAGACCACCCGAGACGACGTCTGCACCGTGTCGGTCGACGACGTCGAAGGCGGCCACCTCGCGGTCGCGCACCTTCTCGCGCAGGGGCGTCGACGCATCGCCTTCGTGGCCGGCCCGCTCAGCACCCGGCAGGTCGCCGACCGTCTCGCGGGGGCCCGTCGCGCGGTCGTCGAGGTCGACGGCGCGTCCCTCGAGGTCATCGAGACGGATGCCATGACCGTCCTCGCCGGGCGCGCCGCCGGCGAGCGACTGCGCGAACGCGACGACCGACCGGACGCGGTGTTCGCCGCCAACGACCTGCTGGCCGTGGGTGTCCTGCAGGCGTTGACGATGCTCGGCGACATCCGCGTGCCCGACGACATCGCGCTCGTCGGCTACGACGACATCGACTTCGCCGCCGCGACCGTGGTGCCCCTCACCTCGGTCCGCCAGCCCGCCGAGACCCTGGGCTCGACCGCCGTCGACCTGCTGCTGCGCCAGCTCGACGGCGGCGTCGATCCGGAAGGACAGCAGGTGCGGTTCCAGCCGGAGCTGGTCGTGCGGGCGTCGAGCGGGTAG